The proteins below come from a single Papaver somniferum cultivar HN1 chromosome 11, ASM357369v1, whole genome shotgun sequence genomic window:
- the LOC113322464 gene encoding uncharacterized protein LOC113322464 isoform X3: MDEEDIGKFTDAVREFNSMTRLDAWKSTILLRAKEALKAKEDGAMFSKLITIYEYQLAKALAEPVEYMLNPIAAEPVESVVLSGGNPENFKLWSSGKS, encoded by the exons ATGGATGAGGAAGATATTGGAAAATTTACTGACGCAGTGAGGGAATTTAATAGCATGACCCGACTG GATGCATGGAAGAGTACAATATTGCTGAGAGCAAAGGAAGCACTGAAGGCAAAAGAAGACGG TGCAATGTTCTCAAAACTGATTACCATCTATGAG TATCAACTTGCGAAAGCACTTGCTGAACCAGTAGAATATATGTTAAATCCTATTGCTGCTGAACCAGTTGAAAGTGTTGTTTTATCTGGAGGAAATCCTG AAAATTTTAAACTTTGGTCAAGTGGTAAAAG TTAA
- the LOC113322464 gene encoding uncharacterized protein LOC113322464 isoform X1: MDEEDIGKFTDAVREFNSMTRLDAWKSTILLRAKEALKAKEDGAMFSKLITIYEYQLAKALAEPVEYMLNPIAAEPVESVVLSGGNPDLSHSTTDAILIKKILNFGQVVKVKIFTDESGKRSKGFAFIQYTCQDDAVVLPNLTLRNWSLHFLWFTSCSLFTVSWELLIGIFATAFPCKLSNT; the protein is encoded by the exons ATGGATGAGGAAGATATTGGAAAATTTACTGACGCAGTGAGGGAATTTAATAGCATGACCCGACTG GATGCATGGAAGAGTACAATATTGCTGAGAGCAAAGGAAGCACTGAAGGCAAAAGAAGACGG TGCAATGTTCTCAAAACTGATTACCATCTATGAG TATCAACTTGCGAAAGCACTTGCTGAACCAGTAGAATATATGTTAAATCCTATTGCTGCTGAACCAGTTGAAAGTGTTGTTTTATCTGGAGGAAATCCTG ATTTGTCTCACTCGACCACTGATGCTATCCTCATAAAGAAAATTTTAAACTTTGGTCAAGTGGTAAAAG TTAAAATATTCACAGATGAATCAGGAAAGAGATCAAAAGGGTTTGCTTTTATACAATATACCTGTCAAGACGATGCTGTGGTTTTACCCAATTTGACGCTGAGAAATTGGTCGCTGCATTTCCTGTGGTTCACATCATGTAGTCTCTTTACTGTTTCCTGGGAACTGCTTATTGGCATCTTCG CCACTGCTTTTCCATGCAAGCTTTCGAACACCTAA
- the LOC113322464 gene encoding uncharacterized protein LOC113322464 isoform X2: MDEEDIGKFTDAVREFNSMTRLDAWKSTILLRAKEALKAKEDGAMFSKLITIYEYQLAKALAEPVEYMLNPIAAEPVESVVLSGGNPVKIFTDESGKRSKGFAFIQYTCQDDAVVLPNLTLRNWSLHFLWFTSCSLFTVSWELLIGIFATAFPCKLSNT; encoded by the exons ATGGATGAGGAAGATATTGGAAAATTTACTGACGCAGTGAGGGAATTTAATAGCATGACCCGACTG GATGCATGGAAGAGTACAATATTGCTGAGAGCAAAGGAAGCACTGAAGGCAAAAGAAGACGG TGCAATGTTCTCAAAACTGATTACCATCTATGAG TATCAACTTGCGAAAGCACTTGCTGAACCAGTAGAATATATGTTAAATCCTATTGCTGCTGAACCAGTTGAAAGTGTTGTTTTATCTGGAGGAAATCCTG TTAAAATATTCACAGATGAATCAGGAAAGAGATCAAAAGGGTTTGCTTTTATACAATATACCTGTCAAGACGATGCTGTGGTTTTACCCAATTTGACGCTGAGAAATTGGTCGCTGCATTTCCTGTGGTTCACATCATGTAGTCTCTTTACTGTTTCCTGGGAACTGCTTATTGGCATCTTCG CCACTGCTTTTCCATGCAAGCTTTCGAACACCTAA